A window of Gasterosteus aculeatus chromosome 9, fGasAcu3.hap1.1, whole genome shotgun sequence contains these coding sequences:
- the LOC120824743 gene encoding lysozyme g isoform X3 — MGEKASHTLAQTDKNRMEKYRSKINTVGAKYGIDPSLIAAIISRETRAGNCLQGGWGDGDNAWGLMQVDVNPNGGGHTKRGDWDSEEHLSQAAEILVHFIGRIRNKFPSWSAEQQLKGGIAAYNMGDGNVHSYDQVDANTTGRDYSNDVVARAQWYKNNAGF; from the exons GTGAGAAGGCGTCACATACCCTGGCACAGACGGATAAGAACAGAATGGAAAAGTACAGGTCTAAAATAAACACAGTGGGAGCAAAGTATGGAATCGATCCATCTCTCATTGCTGCCATCATCTCCAGAGAGACCAGGGCTGGAAATTGCTTACAAGGAGGCTGGGGAGACGGCGACAATGCCTGGGGACTGATGCAG GTTGACGTCAATCCAAATGGAGGTGGACACACTAAACGCGGTGACTGGGACAGTGAGGAACATCTCTCCCAAGCCGCAGAGATCTTGGTTCATTTTATCGGACGCATCCGCAACAAATTTCCCAGCTGGAGCGCAGAGCAGCAGCTCaaag GTGGGATAGCTGCCTACAACATGGGAGATGGAAACGTTCATTCCTATGATCAAGTTGATGCCAACACGACAGGAAGAGACTACTCCAATGACGTTGTGGCCAGAGCGCAGTGGTACAAAAACAATGCAGGCTTTTGA